In Arachis stenosperma cultivar V10309 chromosome 1, arast.V10309.gnm1.PFL2, whole genome shotgun sequence, one DNA window encodes the following:
- the LOC130974863 gene encoding uncharacterized protein LOC130974863: MSDRVLIKVYYFGQILLETSEGVKFICENPIDVVIPFIISFEELKGLICEKIDSERAKKISCVLYRYPVPVFGGFVQFQTRYVTDEASMQEMFSMYIENRAQISYIELYVEFEQSEADRNILREDYNSDSEEEFESNYECVGADGDEVHGEGNMDPDVTEVADALANDMPFGEPSFMRVLDLEAMHVPEFPEYMTAEVPFVADGEFAVGMEFSSREAVIKAIKEYTIRRSVDYRVYESEPLTFYAKCTQYGSGCDWLIRVSLISRKYCWVIRRYNGSHTCTRATISQDHAKLDSITIAEAIKPLVEADPSLKVKSVIAEVQSKFNYTVSYRKAWLAKQRAVEKIFGGWEASYEALPIWFQAMCHKEPSAVVHFETMPAYQGDDLVGHIRVLHRVFWSYYPCIRAFRHCKPVVQVDGTHLYGRYKGCLLVAVSQDGNNNIVPIAFAIVEGETSDAWHFFLSNLRQHVVTRDGVGLISDRHESINAAVERSNGAWSPPRAFHMFCIRHIESNFLRKFKAPYLQKLVVNIGYSRTVREYEVRYQRLRERGEAYTNWLNRIPREQYALAFDGGYRWGHMTTNLVECINSVLKGARNLPITALVKATFYRLNELFTRKRAEAEARINAGHVFSEVVTSKLHANQLASGNIQVSCFDRQNEVFEVREMPSGLEFAVDLRALRCDCGEFQVDRIPCRHVFACCANQRLDWKLYVHDVYKMDQVRRVYRARFRPLGNPTTWPAYNGPRYVPNPYLRRVSKGRPRMTRFLNEMDTRMLRRPRRCTLCGAEGHSRSRCRQSAGRTVDGDAQ; encoded by the exons ATGAGTGATAGAGTACTAATAAAGGTGTATTATTTTGGTCAAATTTTATTAGAAACATCTGAAGGggtaaaatttatttgtgaaaatccAATAGATGTTGTTATTCCTTTTATCATTTCCTTTGAAGAACTGAAAGGTTTGATCTGTGAAAAGATTGATTCTGAGAGGGCAAAAAAAATATCCTGTGTTCTATACAGATATCCCGTACCGGTATTTGGTGGGTTTGTCCAATTTCAAACAAGATATGTGACGGACGAAGCGAGCATGCAGGAGatgttttcaatgtatattgaaAACCGGGCGCAGATCTCATATATCGAGttgtatgttgagtttgaacaatctGAGGCAGACCGAAACATTCTACGGGAAGATTATAATAGTGACAGTGAAGAAGAGTTCGAAAGCAACTACGAATGTGTTGGTGCAGATGGAGATGAAGTTCATGGTGAGGGAAATATGGATCCAGATGTGACAGAGGTGGCAGATGCACTCGCAAACGATATGCCGTTTGGGGAGCCTTCATTCATGCGAGTTCTGGACTTGGAAGCCATGCATGTTCCGGAGTTTCCGGAATATATGACTGCAG AAGTTCCTTTTGTCGCAGATGGTGAATTTGCTGTTGGGATGGAGTTTAGTTCCCGGGAAGCTGTTATTAAGGCAATAAAAGAGTATACCATACGACGAAGCGTAGATTACCGGGTGTATGAGTCTGAGCCTTTGACATTTTATGCCAAATGTACACAGTATGGGTCAGGGTGTGATTGGCTTATCAGGGTTAGTCTGATCAGCAGGAAGTATTGTTGGGTTATAAGGAGGTATAATGGTAGTCACACTTGTACCAGAGCCACCATTTCACAGGATCATGCGAAGCTGGACTCCATCACAATTGCAGAAGCAATAAAGCCATTGGTTGAGGCTGATCCCTCCTTAAAGGTAAAGTCCGTTATAGCAGAAGTGCAATCGAAGTTTAACTATACTGTTAGCTATCGGAAAGCATGGTTGGCTAAGCAAAGGGCagtagaaaaaatatttggaggtTGGGAGGCATCGTACGAAGCGTTGCCTATATGGTTTCAGGCCATGTGTCATAAGGAGCCATCAGCTGTTGTCCATTTTGAGACTATGCCTGCATACCAAGGCGATGACTTGGTTGGTCATATTCGGGTACTGCATAGAGTATTTTGGAGTTATTACCCCTGTATCAGGGCATTCAGACATTGTAAGCCAGTTGTCCAGGTGGATGGGACTCACCTGTACGGGAGGTATAAGGGTTGTCTCCTAGTCGCAGTTTCACAGGATGGCAACAACAACATCGTCCCAATTGCGTTTGCTATTGTCGAGGGAGAGACTTCTGATGCGTGGCACTTTTTCCTTAGTAACTTGCGTCAACATGTTGTCACTCGGGATGGTGTGGGACTGATATCCGACCGACACGAATCCATCAATGCAGCTGTGGAACGGAGTAACGGAGCCTGGTCACCTCCTAGAGCTTTTCATATGTTCTGCATCAGGCATATAGAGTCGAATTTTCTGCGGAAATTCAAGGCACCGTACCTCCAAAAATTGGTAGTCAACATTG GATATTCCAGGACGGTGCGGGAGTATGAAGTGCGTTACCAGCGATTACGGGAACGGGGGGAAGCGTATACCAACTGGTTAAACCGAATTCCTCGCGAACAGTACGCATTGGCGTTTGATGGTGGATACCGATGGGGTCACATGACAACGAATCTAGTGGAATGCATCAATTCAGTGTTGAAGGGTGCACGCAATCTTCCTATTACTGCTCTTGTCAAGGCAACATTCTACAGGCTAAACGAGCTCTTCACCAGAAAAAGAGCAGAGGCAGAAGCGCGGATTAATGCTGGCCATGTGTTCTCCGAAGTCGTGACCTCGAAGTTGCATGCAAACCAACTTGCATCAGGAAACATACAGGTCAGTTGCTTTGACCGGCAGAATGAAGTCTTCGAGGTGCGTGAGATGCCAAGCGGATTGGAGTTTGCAGTCGATCTACGCGCCCTTCGATGTGACTGTGGTGAGTTCCAGGTGGACCGGATCCCCTGCAGACATGTGTTCGCATGTTGTGCGAACCAGCGACTGGATTGGAAGCTATATGTGCATGATGTGTATAAGATGGACCAAGTTCGGCGGGTGTACCGAGCAAGATTTAGGCCACTAGGTAACCCGACGACGTGGCCTGCGTACAACGGTCCTCGCTACGTACCGAATCCGTATCTGAGACGTGTCTCGAAAGGGCGCCCCAGGATGACGCGTttcttgaatgagatggacacGCGAATGTTACGTCGTCCTAGGCGATGTACGCTATGTGGAGCTGAGGGACACAGTCGTAGTAGATGCCGTCAGTCAGCTGGTAGAACTGTCGACGGAGATGCTCAGTAG
- the LOC130974872 gene encoding serine/threonine-protein phosphatase 7 long form homolog — MLTCNHPLPPDRYNERVEDHLRITGFYHASQIGIVQCQKALVNALIERWHPETHTFHLPIGECAVTLEDVGMILGLPTDGLPVTGMTMSSYEALEAECLLQFGVAPRMSDCRSSCIKLTWLRDLKENLQLIDDISIQRYVRCHIMLLIGTILFGDKSGAGVHWKFLPLLRDFGSIGQYSWGAACLAHLYRALCRASRFNCKEIDGPLTLLLCWAWIRMPYLSPLPREPRSFPLANRWRNWERGDRRFRYLKLAHFRKSFDELQEGQFVWVAYAVDRVDLNIIPPEIYMQSVVWSATVPLVSFECVEWHATDRFRRQFGLVQGQPSQERNLEKAHGETLKGPKNLNWATEASHSKWVMHWSNRYNYILSELPMPSHDLLDSYMHWYRSKYGDHLNLSNLVGQDNEEGDQDMEECDQDLDEDNQDTDEGS; from the exons ATGTTGACATGTAACCATCCACTTCCTCCGGATCGGTACAACGAAAGGGTGGAGGATCATCTGCGAATTACCGGGTTCTATCATGCATCTCAGATTGGGATAGTGCAGTGTCAGAAAGCATTGGTAAATGCTCTAATTGAACGTTGGCACCCGGAGACACATACGTTCCACCTTCCCATTGGTGAATGTGCTGTGACACTTGAAGATGTAGGTATGATTCTTGGTCTTCCCACAGATGGTCTTCCGGTCACAGGGATGACAATGAGCAGTTATGAAGCGTTGGAGGCGGAGTGTTTGCTTCAATTTGGAGTTGCACCGCGTATGTCTGACTGTAGATCTAGTTGCATAAAACTTACCTGGCTGCGtgatttaaaagaaaatttacaGTTGATTGATGATATCAGTATACAGAGGTATGTGAGGTGCCATATTATGTTGTTGATCGGGACGATCTTGTTTGGGGATAAGTCTGGGGCAGGGGTGCATTGGAAATTTCTACCCTTGCTACGTGATTTTGGTAGTATTGGTCAGTATAGTTGGGGAGCGGCATGCCTGGCACATCTCTACAGGGCATTATGCCGGGCATCCCGTTTTAACTGCAAGGAAATAGATGGTCCACTAACACTTCTACTCTGTTGGGCTTGGATCAGAATGCCGTACCTATCGCCGCTACCTAGGGAACCTCGAAGTTTTCCACTAGCAAACAG GTGGCGGAACTGGGAGCGTGGTGACCGACGATTTAGATACTTGAAGTTAGCTCACTTTAGGAAGTCATTTGATGAACTTCAGGAAGGGCAG TTTGTTTGGGTTGCTTATGCTGTGGATCGGGTGGATCTGAACATCATTCCTCCTGAAATCTACATGCAGTCGGTGGTTTGGAGTGCTACAGTTCCGTTGGTATCATTTGAATGTGTCGAGTGGCATGCTACCGATAGATTTAGGCGACAGTTTGGTTTGGTTCAGGGACAACCAAGTCAGGAGCGGAATCTAGAGAAGGCGCATGGAGAAACCCTAAAGGGTCCCAAGAATCTTAATTGGGCCACGGAAGCGAGTCATTCAAAATGGGTGATGCATTGGTCAAACAGGTATAACTACATTCTATCTGAGCTTCCGATGCCTTCACATGATCTACTAGATAGTTACATGCATTGGTACCGATCAAAATATGGGGACCACTTGAACTTGTCAAATCTTGTGGGTCAAGATAATGAAGAAGGTGATCAGGATATGGAGGAATGTGATCAGGATTTGGATGAGGATAATCAGGATACCGATGAGGGTAGTTAG
- the LOC130932428 gene encoding cytochrome b-c1 complex subunit 8-like gives MGKGFVPMKAVTYGLSPFQQKIMPGLWKDLPTKIHHKVSENWISATLLLGPLVGVYSYVQNYQEKEKLSHRY, from the exons atggGGAAGGGATTCGTTCCGATGAAGGCTGTGACCTACGGCCTCTCACCTTTCCAGCAGAAGATCATGCCTGGTCTATGGAAGGACCTTCCTACCAAGATCCACCATAAGGTCTCCGAGAACTGGATCAGCGCCACCCTCCTCCTCGGTCCCCTCGTCGGAGTCTACTC GTATGTTCAGAACTACCAGGAAAAGGAGAAGTTGTCCCACAGATATTGA
- the LOC130939833 gene encoding KH domain-containing protein At2g38610-like isoform X1: MSGLYNQISSPASQRANSPNINMRSNFDVDSHYLTELLQEHQKLGPFMQVLPLCSRLLNQEILRVSGKNGMLQNQVGFSDFDRMQYVSPSHMVSSEITPNFTGWNSLSHDRLSGVQGLNVDWQASPQAVPNSHIVKKILRLDIPKEGYPNVRYFNFVGRLLGPRGNSLKRVEATTGCRVFIRGKGSIKDLDKEELLRGRPGYEHLNDPLHILIEAELPASVVDVRLRQAQEIIQELLKPVDESQDFYKRQQLRELAMLNSNFREESPQLSGSASPFTSNEIKRAKTDQ, translated from the exons ATGTCTGGCTTGTATAATCAGATTTCCTCACCTGCATCTCAAAGGGCTAATTCACCAAACATAAACATGAGAAGCAATTTTGATGTTGATAG TCACTACTTAACTGAGCTGCTACAAGAACACCAGAAGCTTGGTCCTTTCATGCAAGTTCTACCCTTGTGTAGCAGACTCCTCAATCAAG AGATTTTAAGGGTTTCTGGGAAGAATGGAATGTTGCAGAACCAAGTAGGATTTAGTGACTTTGACAGAATGCAATATGTAAGCCCGAGTCATATGGTTTCCTCTGAGATAACACCGAACTTCACTGGCTGGAACAGCTTGTCACACGAT AGGCTAAGTGGAGTACAAGGCCTAAATGTGGATTGGCAAGCATCACCCCAAGCAGTTCCGAATTCTCACATTGTGAAGAAGATTTTGCGCTTGGATATTCCGAAGGAAGGCTATCCAAATGTAAGATAT TTTAATTTCGTCGGCCGGCTTCTTGGCCCAAGGGGTAATTCGCTCAAGCGAGTCGAGGCAACAACTGGTTGCCGTGTGTTTATCAGAGGGAAAGGTTCAATTAAGGACCTAGACAAG GAAGAGTTGTTAAGAGGaaggccagggtatgaacacctgAATGATCCACTACACATTTTGATTGAAGCTGAACTACCAGCAAGTGTTGTTGATGTAAGGTTGAGGCAAGCACAGGAAATCATTCAAGAGCTACTTAAACCAGTG GATGAGTCACAAGACTTCTACAAGAGACAACAGCTAAGGGAACTTGCAATGCTGAATTCCAATTTCAGAGAAGAGAGCCCTCAATTGAGTGGTAGTGCCTCTCCATTCACTtctaatgaaattaaaagggccAAAACTGATCAGTAG
- the LOC130939833 gene encoding KH domain-containing protein At2g38610-like isoform X2 has translation MSGLYNQISSPASQRANSPNINMRSNFDVDSHYLTELLQEHQKLGPFMQVLPLCSRLLNQEILRVSGKNGMLQNQVGFSDFDRMQYVSPSHMVSSEITPNFTGWNSLSHDRLSGVQGLNVDWQASPQAVPNSHIVKKILRLDIPKEGYPNFNFVGRLLGPRGNSLKRVEATTGCRVFIRGKGSIKDLDKEELLRGRPGYEHLNDPLHILIEAELPASVVDVRLRQAQEIIQELLKPVDESQDFYKRQQLRELAMLNSNFREESPQLSGSASPFTSNEIKRAKTDQ, from the exons ATGTCTGGCTTGTATAATCAGATTTCCTCACCTGCATCTCAAAGGGCTAATTCACCAAACATAAACATGAGAAGCAATTTTGATGTTGATAG TCACTACTTAACTGAGCTGCTACAAGAACACCAGAAGCTTGGTCCTTTCATGCAAGTTCTACCCTTGTGTAGCAGACTCCTCAATCAAG AGATTTTAAGGGTTTCTGGGAAGAATGGAATGTTGCAGAACCAAGTAGGATTTAGTGACTTTGACAGAATGCAATATGTAAGCCCGAGTCATATGGTTTCCTCTGAGATAACACCGAACTTCACTGGCTGGAACAGCTTGTCACACGAT AGGCTAAGTGGAGTACAAGGCCTAAATGTGGATTGGCAAGCATCACCCCAAGCAGTTCCGAATTCTCACATTGTGAAGAAGATTTTGCGCTTGGATATTCCGAAGGAAGGCTATCCAAAT TTTAATTTCGTCGGCCGGCTTCTTGGCCCAAGGGGTAATTCGCTCAAGCGAGTCGAGGCAACAACTGGTTGCCGTGTGTTTATCAGAGGGAAAGGTTCAATTAAGGACCTAGACAAG GAAGAGTTGTTAAGAGGaaggccagggtatgaacacctgAATGATCCACTACACATTTTGATTGAAGCTGAACTACCAGCAAGTGTTGTTGATGTAAGGTTGAGGCAAGCACAGGAAATCATTCAAGAGCTACTTAAACCAGTG GATGAGTCACAAGACTTCTACAAGAGACAACAGCTAAGGGAACTTGCAATGCTGAATTCCAATTTCAGAGAAGAGAGCCCTCAATTGAGTGGTAGTGCCTCTCCATTCACTtctaatgaaattaaaagggccAAAACTGATCAGTAG